From Impatiens glandulifera chromosome 7, dImpGla2.1, whole genome shotgun sequence:
CAATGTACATGTCAACGGAACTTACCTTATGGAAAGAACCATTAGTCGTTCTAGTTCTCGCTTGTCTCATTTGAAATCCATCATGAAACTCCACGACAACCATTCGGCGGAAACTACTAGCATGGAAACGACAATGGTGGCTTCTCCTGGTTTATCGTACCTCATGGAGGTTTACGTCGGCACACCGCCAGTCAAACAAATGATGTACGTGGACATGGGGTCTAGCGTGTCATGGATTCAGTGCCTTCCATGTGAGGATTGTTTCCATCAAGCTCTACCCATATTTAATCCTTATGCGTCAGCATCATCTCAAATGTTGCTAGATTATGAGCATGAGTGTATGTTATTAGAAGACAACCGTGATTTAACTAAATCAAATGGAGTATGTAACTATGCTCTAACTTTCGGTGGCAATTCATATACCCATGGGGTACTATTTAAGGAAACTTATACACTTGGGCCCAGTTCCATCACTCACGTTGCTCTAGGGTGCGGGCATAACAATTTTGGGATAGTTGAGGAACAGTGCACCGGTATAATTGGGCTTGGAGATAGTCCTCTCTCATTCATTGGTCAGACTGATGATTTTCTTCATGGAAGGTTTACATACT
This genomic window contains:
- the LOC124909947 gene encoding aspartic proteinase CDR1-like gives rise to the protein MERTISRSSSRLSHLKSIMKLHDNHSAETTSMETTMVASPGLSYLMEVYVGTPPVKQMMYVDMGSSVSWIQCLPCEDCFHQALPIFNPYASASSQMLLDYEHECMLLEDNRDLTKSNGVCNYALTFGGNSYTHGVLFKETYTLGPSSITHVALGCGHNNFGIVEEQCTGIIGLGDSPLSFIGQTDDFLHGRFTYCLVSDQFGSNPDARTSKISFGHSPEGTISTSLWKMQYKPNYYIILKSIIIGDTVIQMRGGQTAKFMLDTGSTLSYFPSYAYHKLVFALRQKIGKRALNVRNELCYEINTSIPIITLQFEDGAELDLSKKNTFIIYDENKVCLAIKRDNALSILGNRAQIDFSIGIDIHRRMVSFDPTDCSTHVMP